One stretch of Riemerella columbina DNA includes these proteins:
- a CDS encoding uroporphyrinogen-III synthase, which translates to MKRILFTKIGIEAEVKHHLSEVADCDFQEVIKTQIIKPQTTDLPQHAHFLLTSVSSVKGFQENGFQWQQEPVFCVGSKTAAALERLNIPVLHTAKNAEQLLQFLLENPCEETAQFVHFCGNRSLNTLKNGLTAKGYPFHPIAVYETQLLYPKITSLYDGIAFFSPSGVESFLAKNTLGNATLFALGTSTEKALKQQSQNPVITSQQQTLEDLLHTIKHHIKQPD; encoded by the coding sequence ATGAAACGCATTCTTTTCACTAAAATCGGCATTGAGGCAGAAGTAAAACACCACTTATCAGAGGTGGCGGATTGCGATTTCCAAGAGGTCATCAAAACCCAAATCATAAAGCCCCAAACCACCGATTTACCTCAGCACGCCCACTTTTTATTAACGAGTGTAAGTAGCGTTAAAGGCTTCCAAGAGAATGGTTTTCAATGGCAACAAGAGCCTGTGTTTTGCGTTGGTTCTAAAACAGCGGCAGCATTGGAGCGCCTAAATATTCCAGTCTTGCATACGGCTAAAAATGCCGAACAATTGCTTCAATTTCTCCTTGAAAACCCTTGCGAGGAAACAGCTCAATTTGTACATTTTTGCGGAAATAGAAGCCTCAACACTTTAAAAAATGGACTCACCGCCAAAGGTTACCCATTTCATCCCATAGCGGTTTATGAAACGCAACTTCTTTACCCCAAAATAACCTCGCTATATGATGGTATTGCGTTTTTTAGCCCAAGTGGCGTAGAGAGTTTTTTAGCGAAGAATACTTTGGGCAATGCCACCCTTTTCGCCTTAGGCACTTCTACAGAAAAAGCGTTAAAACAACAGAGCCAAAACCCCGTGATCACCAGTCAACAACAGACTTTGGAGGATTTACTCCACACCATAAAACACCATATAAAACAACCCGATTAA
- the sufD gene encoding Fe-S cluster assembly protein SufD, whose translation MALLEQLKSLQPQLSGAKQTALDQFLAQGFPTKKDEEYKYTLLKEITEKDYQTEPSEANTISKTQWEALHLGEEHFDFLTFVNGKLHPELSHISIDNAEFLTLKYALSNPKYEALLAEKYNSIAASDLAFCTLNQALNQDGFFLHLPKNIVVEKPIHIFYISQNQEENTFYNPRNLLIVEEGAKVEIIESHHNLDENFVFTNAVTEIFVAKNAKVDWHKLQNDSNTAYLVDHTFVRQEQDSQATVNTFSFGGKLVRNNLDFIQEGENIHSFMNGITIIGDTQLVDHHTAVHHNQPNCESYQNYKGIYKDQSHGVFNGKVFVDKIAQKTNAYQQNNNVLLNEGATIDSKPQLEIFADDVKCSHGCTVGQLNEDALFYLRARGISKEKAQALLLYAFANDAMENIDIIPLKEKIAQLLTEKLGVNNLF comes from the coding sequence ATGGCATTATTAGAGCAATTAAAATCATTACAACCTCAGCTTTCAGGAGCTAAACAAACCGCTTTAGATCAATTTTTAGCCCAAGGTTTCCCAACAAAAAAAGATGAGGAATACAAATACACTTTACTCAAAGAAATTACGGAGAAAGACTATCAAACCGAGCCTTCAGAAGCCAACACCATAAGTAAAACGCAGTGGGAGGCGCTCCATTTAGGCGAGGAACATTTTGATTTTCTAACCTTTGTCAATGGGAAACTTCATCCAGAATTATCCCACATTTCTATTGACAATGCGGAATTTCTTACTTTAAAGTACGCCCTCTCCAACCCTAAATACGAGGCTCTTTTAGCGGAGAAATACAACAGCATTGCCGCATCAGATTTGGCATTTTGTACCCTCAACCAAGCCTTGAACCAAGATGGATTTTTCCTTCATCTTCCTAAAAATATTGTAGTAGAGAAGCCTATCCATATTTTCTATATCTCTCAGAATCAAGAGGAAAATACTTTTTACAATCCTCGCAATTTGCTGATTGTAGAAGAAGGCGCCAAGGTAGAAATCATTGAAAGTCATCACAATTTAGATGAAAATTTTGTGTTTACCAATGCGGTAACTGAAATTTTCGTGGCGAAAAATGCAAAGGTCGATTGGCATAAACTTCAAAACGATTCGAATACCGCATATTTGGTAGACCACACTTTTGTAAGACAGGAGCAAGACAGCCAAGCCACGGTGAACACCTTCTCTTTCGGGGGCAAGTTGGTGCGTAATAATTTAGATTTCATCCAAGAGGGCGAAAATATCCACTCGTTTATGAATGGGATTACCATTATTGGCGACACACAGTTGGTAGACCACCACACCGCAGTGCACCACAACCAACCGAATTGCGAAAGTTACCAAAATTATAAAGGCATCTACAAAGACCAATCTCACGGCGTGTTTAATGGAAAAGTTTTCGTAGACAAAATAGCACAGAAAACCAATGCCTACCAGCAAAATAACAATGTTTTGCTCAACGAAGGCGCCACCATAGACTCCAAGCCGCAGTTAGAAATCTTTGCTGATGATGTTAAATGCTCCCACGGCTGCACGGTGGGGCAACTGAATGAAGACGCCCTATTCTACCTGCGTGCCAGAGGAATTTCTAAGGAAAAAGCGCAAGCCCTATTGCTCTACGCTTTTGCGAATGATGCGATGGAGAACATAGACATCATCCCTTTAAAAGAAAAAATAGCCCAGCTATTGACCGAAAAATTAGGCGTTAACAACCTATTCTAA
- the hemE gene encoding uroporphyrinogen decarboxylase, whose protein sequence is MKIKNDLYLKALRGESVERPPVWMMRQAGRFLPEFRALRDQYDFFTRCQTPELAAEITLMPIRRFPLDAAILFSDILVVPQAMGIHFEMKEGVGPWLENPIRTKEQIEAIEIPDVDDTLGYVFDAIELTLQKLDYEIPLIGFAGSPWTIFCYCIEGKGSKTFDTAKAFCFQHPEAAHQLLQKITDTTIAYLKRKVEKGVSAVQIFDSWGGMLSPEDYEVFSWRYIKQIVEALSPLTHVVVFGKGCWFALEEMVLSPVSALGVDWTITPELARMYTNHTMTLQGNFDPARLHSTPETIKKMVDTMIRRFGKDRYIVNLGHGILPNIPLENAEAFIKAVVDWKE, encoded by the coding sequence ATGAAAATAAAAAACGATTTATACCTTAAAGCCCTCCGTGGGGAATCCGTAGAGCGTCCACCCGTTTGGATGATGCGCCAAGCAGGGCGTTTTTTACCAGAATTTAGAGCCCTCAGAGACCAATACGATTTCTTCACGCGCTGCCAAACCCCAGAGTTAGCCGCAGAAATTACCCTAATGCCGATTCGGCGTTTTCCGCTGGATGCTGCTATTTTATTTTCGGATATTTTAGTGGTGCCTCAGGCTATGGGCATTCATTTTGAGATGAAAGAAGGCGTAGGACCTTGGCTGGAAAATCCTATCCGCACCAAAGAACAGATAGAGGCGATAGAAATTCCTGATGTGGATGACACCCTCGGTTATGTTTTTGATGCGATAGAACTCACGCTACAGAAATTGGATTATGAAATTCCGCTTATTGGCTTTGCAGGTAGCCCTTGGACGATTTTTTGCTATTGTATAGAGGGCAAAGGCAGCAAAACTTTTGACACCGCTAAGGCATTTTGCTTCCAGCACCCCGAAGCCGCTCATCAACTTTTACAAAAAATAACCGATACCACCATTGCCTACCTTAAAAGAAAAGTAGAAAAAGGCGTTTCTGCCGTTCAAATTTTTGATTCTTGGGGCGGTATGCTTTCGCCAGAAGACTACGAGGTGTTCTCTTGGCGATACATCAAGCAAATTGTAGAGGCGCTAAGTCCCCTCACGCATGTGGTGGTCTTTGGTAAAGGCTGTTGGTTCGCGCTGGAAGAGATGGTGCTCAGTCCTGTGTCTGCCCTCGGCGTTGATTGGACTATTACGCCAGAACTCGCCAGAATGTACACCAACCACACGATGACCCTCCAAGGGAATTTTGACCCTGCCCGCCTCCACTCCACTCCAGAAACCATTAAAAAAATGGTAGACACGATGATTAGAAGGTTCGGAAAAGACCGCTACATCGTTAATTTAGGACACGGCATCCTCCCTAATATCCCATTAGAAAACGCTGAGGCTTTCATTAAAGCCGTAGTAGATTGGAAGGAATAA
- the sufC gene encoding Fe-S cluster assembly ATPase SufC: MLKIKDLHASVEDKEILKGIQLEINPGEVHAIMGPNGAGKSTLSSVIAGNENFEVTQGNILLDGESLLEDAPEERAHKGIFLSFQYPVEIPGVTVTNFIKTAINETRKANGLEDMPAKEMLALIREKSDLLGIRKDFLSRSLNEGFSGGEKKRNEIFQMLMLNPKLAILDETDSGLDIDALRIVAEGVNHFKNEGNAVLLITHYQRLLNYIQPDFVHVLADGKIIKTGDKSLALELEEKGYDWLVK; the protein is encoded by the coding sequence ATGCTAAAAATAAAAGACTTACACGCAAGTGTTGAAGATAAAGAAATTTTAAAGGGGATTCAGTTAGAAATCAACCCTGGGGAAGTGCACGCCATTATGGGACCCAACGGCGCTGGAAAATCCACGCTATCTTCCGTAATTGCTGGCAACGAAAATTTTGAAGTGACCCAAGGCAACATTCTTTTGGATGGCGAAAGTCTGTTGGAAGATGCCCCAGAAGAGCGCGCCCACAAGGGGATTTTCCTTTCGTTTCAGTATCCTGTGGAAATCCCTGGCGTTACGGTGACCAACTTCATCAAAACGGCGATTAACGAAACCCGCAAAGCCAATGGATTGGAGGATATGCCTGCCAAAGAAATGCTGGCACTCATTCGTGAAAAGTCTGATTTACTGGGGATTAGAAAAGATTTCCTTTCACGCTCGCTCAACGAAGGTTTTTCTGGCGGCGAGAAAAAACGAAACGAAATTTTCCAAATGCTAATGCTCAACCCTAAATTGGCCATTTTAGATGAAACCGATTCTGGACTGGATATAGACGCCCTCAGAATTGTAGCCGAAGGCGTAAATCACTTCAAAAATGAAGGCAATGCCGTGCTTCTGATCACTCACTACCAAAGGCTTTTAAACTACATTCAGCCCGATTTTGTGCATGTCTTAGCCGACGGAAAAATCATCAAAACAGGCGATAAATCCTTAGCTTTAGAACTGGAAGAAAAAGGCTACGATTGGTTAGTGAAATAG